The window GCGCCGCGCTCATCGCCGACGGCTCTGCCGTCAACACCCCGCTTATGAACACCTCTTTAAGCATATCGGGCGTATTCAATGGGGCTGCCGACACCTTCGACAAAAAACGGCACACGGTCAACTTGAACATGAGCGCAGGCACACTCTTGCGCGACGCTGTAAGCAAAATCAAATGCGAAAAAACCGAAAGCACAAGCACCGGCCCTTACATCACCGAAGTTACCGACATCGTATCGGGCAAGGTGAACGAAGTGCTCACCAAAGGCGGCATTATACAGCTTACCGGAAGCCGCTTAAAATTTGATGCAAAAGACTCAAAGCAAGGCATCTTCTTTGTACCTGAAACGGGAGCACCTGAGAGCGCCGCCGTCAGTGCCTCCGTCATCGCCGAAAACAAACCCGCCCGCCTTATGGCCGTCATCCCCGCAGACCTTGCGGCAGGAACATACTATATAGAAGTGAGAACAAAACTTTCAGGCGGCGGTACCAAACTAAAAACCGTAAAAAAAGGCACCTTCGGTAAACCGCTTACAGTTACACCGTAAACGCTAAAAAAACGGAAATTAACCCTCCCTGTAGCAGGGAGGCATAGCTCCCGACAGTATGGAAGGATAACTCCACACAACACGGAGGCATAGCTCCCGACCGTATGGAGGGAGTGCTCCGCACAGCAGGGAGGCATAGCTCCATAAAGTGCGGGGGAATAAAGACGAATTCGATTAATTGATAAAGTATAATTGGTGAGGTAATGCACTGTCTTGAATAAAACTGATTTTCGTAATAAAATAAAACCTTATGAAAACAGGTTTTATCGCAGAAAGGGCAAAACAGCTTAAAATCTCTTCTCTTTCGATTTCCGAAGGCCTACGTTCAGGCGGCTTCAGTTCGGCTTTTCGCGGGCAGGGTATAGAATTTGACTCAGTGCGGGAATATGAAACGGGAGATGATGTGCGCTCTATAGATTGGAACCTTACGGCGCGGAGCGGTAAGACCTATGTTAAGATGTACCGTGAAGAAAGAGATTTAAGCATTTTTATCTGTGTAGATTTTTCTCTTTCGATGGAGCCGGGGCTCGATAAAATCAGTCCTAAGGAAAAAGCTATCGAAACGGCAGCTCTTTTAGCCTTTGCGGGGAGGAATATATTTTCTCCTGTCGGAGCCCTTTTTTTTGATGGAGAAAAAGGCCCCTTGTTTATTCCTAGAACGGGAGAAGAGCATATTTTGACCATATTAAAATCTATGGAAGATTTTGCCTTTTGCAAAAATCGAAAACCGGTACGGGGAACACAGATTGCGTCTGCGATGACAGCCGCCTCTAAGATTTTGCGTTCACGTTCCTTGGTAATAATCATTTCGGATTTTAAGGTTGAGGGTTATGAAAAGGAGCTTGGGCTCTTGGCGGCAAAACATGATGTTGTTTGCCTTAAGATAAGCGGATCTATGGATTCTTTTTTGCCGGAAGCCGGATCTATAAGATTTAAAGACCCTGAAACCGATTTTAGAATGCTTTTGCCTACGGGCTCTAAGACCTTTCAGATGGAATATAAAAAGAATTTTACTGAAGAAATATCAAGGTGGGAAAATACCTGTAAGCATTCCCTTGCAAATCCTGTTTTACTCGATGTAAATGACGATACCGTAAAAGTATTGGGTGACTTCTTTTTGTCGAAACAAAGCAATCAGCGTGTTTTAAAAAATAATTTAGCTAAGTTCGGAGCGGATGGATGGAAGGCATTTTAATTCCTCAACAGGTTTTTGTAGGAGACTCCGCAGAATTTTTATTTCCTATAGATGATTTGCAATCTTTTGATCCTTCTATTTTAATGTCCGGCTCTTTTAAAATTGATAAGATAAAACAAAATACTATGATGGATATAACTTCCATTCAAATTAAAAAACAGAAAACAAAAGAATACATATCCATAAATTTTACTCCATGGGAAACAGGTGCTATTTCTTTTCCTCCCTTGGACGAGGCCGGTATTTATGATTCAATACCCCAAGTTTTTATTTCTTCAATATTGGAAACGGCAAAGGTTGAGGTCATACAGCCTCCTCGTCCTCCTCTTTTACTTCCGGGTACGAGCTATTTGCTTTATCTTATAGCTTCCGTAAGTGCCGTATTTATTTTTACTTCCATAATGATTTTTTCTGCGGTAAAAAAACATTTTTTTGTTTATTCTTTTTCGAAGGCTCAAAGAATAAGAATTAAGGTCTTGAATAAATCTTTGAGAAAGTTAAAGCGGCAAGTGTCTTCCGTTTCTTCTTCCGACAGCCTTGAGGGAATTACAAAAAGAAAGGATTGGCTAAAAAAATTCGAGTTTGCTTTTAGAAGGTATTGTTTCAGTTTGACTTCATCGGAAGCGGTTTTAAAATCGGGTGAGGGCGAGAGTCTTACATACTCGGAAATATTGGAAAGCCTTAAACGGAAGTTTGAAAGCACCTACGGAGTTTACTTTGAATTTGAAAAAATCTTTTTTAAACTTCAAGCTCTCCGTTTTGGGGCTGCGGATCTAAAAGAAATAAACTTTGAAATGGAAAGTATTTATTTTTTAAATCAAACATTTAAACTTATGAAAATAGCAGAATCCGAAATTCAAAAAATTATAAACGCTGATCAAAAAGAAAAGTTAAAATACAAGGCGGATACAAATGATTAGCTTTAACCATCCCCTTATGCTTTTATTGATTTTATTTTTTTTCTTGTTTCTTATATTAAAAAAAAGCGGTCTTATTGCAAGCCCCGAATTAAAATTAAATTTGGTTAATTGGAAGGGCTTTTTTCCTAAAAAAAATAAGCTTATGGAATTCGGGAATCTCTTATGTTACCTTCTTTGGTATTGCGGAATTATTTTTTTAATAATAGCCCTGTCGGAACCTGTTATTTTTAAAAACAAACAAGTCTATACCGATGCCGGAAGTTCCATTATGTTTTTGTTGGACATAAGCCCTTCTATGGCAGCAAAGGATATGAGCGGAGAAACGAGGATCGCAGCTGCAAAAAAAATTATAAGAAAATTTGTTGCAAAGTATCCCGGGGATTCTTTCGGCCTGACGGCTCTTTCAAGTTCTGCAGCTCTAATTCTTCCTCCTACGATCGACCATAAGGTGTTTTTATCCCGCCTCGATTCTTTGAGTATAGGAGAATTAGGAGATGGAACTGCAATCGGCATGGGGCTTGCAGTTTCTTCAGCCTATATGACAAGGACTAAGCTGAACTCTTCATACATTGTTTTACTTACAGACGGTGAAAATAATACGGGTGAAATCAATCCAAAAACTGCGGCAAAAGTTTTAGTAAATAAAAACATCGGCTTTTATGTTATAGGGATAGGAAGTTCGGGATATACTACCTTGGAGTACACAGATCGAAAAACGGGGAAAACCTACTCGGGATCTATTTTTTCCAAGTTCGATGAGCTTGAGTTAAAAAAAATCGCTCAATACGGAAACGGAAAATATGCCTCTGCCTCTTCACCCGAAATACTTGAAAATATATTTAACACAATATCCAAGCAGGTCCCTGCAGCGCAGTCTAATTTTACCCGGATTATCGAAGAAAATTTATATGTGTACTTTTTGTCGGCTTCAATTTTTTCCTTTGTGCTTGTGTGGCTTTTGCGCCGAATTTTTATGAGGGTATATCTATGATAAGTTTTGAAAATTCGGTATACCTGTTTTTTATCCTATTTTTGTTTCCTTGTTGGTTTATTTTTTATATAAACTTAAAAAAGATAAAAAAAGCTTATTCAGGCTTGGAAAATACAAAAAAAATAATAAAAAAGGCAAAAATAAGAGCCTTGTTTTTTTCCGCTGCATGGATTTTTTTGATTTTGGGCTTGGCCTGTCCTCTTTGGGGTTCCAAACCGGTTTCCGTCAGGAGAAGGGGTGTATCGGTTATATTTGTTTCAGATATTTCAAAAAGTATGAGCCTTCAAGATATTCACCCCAGCCGTATTGCCGTACAAAGACAGTTTTTAAAAATCTTGCTCGAAAAGATGCATAAAACTTCACCTGAGTCTGCAGTAGGGCTTGTAATTACAAAGGGTGAGGGCGTTTTATCGGTGCCTTTAAGCTTTGAAAAAAATGCCCTATCCTCTGCAATAAATGCCTTATCTCCCTTAATTCTTTCTTCTACAGGCACGAACCTTGAAGCGGGCGTTTTACGGGCATTGGATTCTTTTGGAGAAAACAGGGGAAACTCAAAAATAATAGTTTTATGCACGGACGGCGGGGAAACCTCAGGTTCTCTTTTACATGCTGCAGAAAAAATAAAAAAGACGGATGCAATCCTAATTATTGTGGGCTTCGGTACTCTTGAAGAAACTAAAATAAAAGTTCTTGATGAAAAGGGAAATACCCAATTAAAGGATGCAAGATTGGAAGAAGCCTTTTTGCAAAAGGCTGCAAGTATAGCAGGGGGTGAAAGTACGTATATCTCGGCTTTAAGTTCGGGGTCTATAGAAAGTATCTTAAAAATAATAGACGCCGGTGTAGAGGGAGTTGAAAAAATGGTTTATATACAGGAGCCTGTAAAAAGAAATTTTGAAATGCTTTTACTTGCTTTTATTTTTTTATGTTTAGGCGGAGTATCCTTTTATGGTAAAAATAAATAAAATAATCTGTATAAGTATCCTTATTTTTTTGATATCCTCTTGTAGTAAAGTTGATAGGGCCAGGCTTAATTTTCTTTCGGGATATATTGCATGGAAACAAAATGATTGGAATAAGGCTGCATCAAACTTTTTTAAATCGATAGACCTGAGTGAAGAGGTTGAAGATGTAAAAATAAAAGACTATTCGGATTTTGCAATCGGCTCCATTTACCTTATGCAAAATGAAGATGCTTCAGCTCTTTCCCGTTTTGAAAAGATAAATGAAAATACGGATAAAAATTTGAATTCCTATATTTATTATCAAAAAGGAATAATAGCATTTAAAAATCATGAATATGAAAAGGCTGTAAGGCTTTTTAAAAAATCTCTGGAACTTAAACCGGATAGTGTTGATGCTAAGATTAATTTCGAGCTTAGTATGCGTTATCAAAAAAAACAAAAGGAAAAACTTCCTAATTCTAAAAGTGCTGCCGTTATTGAAAATAAAGAAGCCGATTTATTGGAAAAGACGATTTTAAATTTAATACGGCAAAAGGAGAAAGAACAATGGCAAAAGAAAGAGCAAGAAAACAAGCAGCCTCAGGCATTCGATTATTGATTCTTTTTTTTCTTTTTTCTCTTTATCCGGGACTTATCTATGCCGGAATAGAGAAGGATCCGGAACTATCTTTTTCTTCAGGCCCACTATTTATAGATTCCGTTTTTGAAATAAAAATAAAATTGGATGAATATTCTTCTAGGTCATCGGATGAACCTAAACTGATTATTTTGGATGAGGATTCGGTTCTTGAATTTTTGGATTCAAGTATAAATTCATTGTACGGCGGTATTTTAATCACAAATAGGTATAAGCTAAAAAAAATAGGAAACTTTGAACTTATTCCTTACTTGTATTTGGGAAAGTATCAGACTAAACTTAAAAAGTTTTCTATTCAGGTGGAACCTCCGGCCCTATCAAAGGATACAATGTTTAAATGGAAAATATTGGACGCTGTTTCGTATTCTCCGGTTAAAAAAATTATACAGGGAAAAAAATATCTCATCGTTTTAATGGGCTTTTTTTATGATTATGTTCAAACTGAGGGCAGGACTTCCGGTTTGGATATAAACTGTCAGGCTCCTGAAGATTCCATTTTCGAAGCTGCCGTCAGAATTAAAGAATCCGATACGTCAAAAATAGAGCGTACGATTATTGATGAAACAGGTTGGAAGGCGGTTTCTTATTTTTTTTGGACGCCTCTTAAAGCCGGCGATATAGGTCTTCCGGTGGCGCAAATAAGTATAGCCTCCGAATCAAAAGATTCCCGCAAAATTTATGTTAGAGAGCAAAGGGTAAATGTAATAAAGGGAAGCCTTAAACAAGAAAAAATAAGCGACGACGAAAAAAAAGCTTATGAAACTTTAGGCCCTGCCTTAAACACTAAGAAAAACGAACTTGGTCAAACTAAGCTGAAAAATCATAAAGAAAATTTTGAAGAAAAAAAAGAAAAGGCTTTACTTATTGCAGAGCTGCGTACAAAGGAAGCCGGCAGTTTTTTTCCGGGAAAAATAAAAAATCAAAGACTTGAATATGAAAAAGAACTTAATTTAAAAGAAAGCTTTGCCGTCAGGTCTGCAATCCTAAAAAAAATATTATGGTTTTTATTTTTTATTTTATTGCTGCTATCAAGCTATTTTTTCTTGTATAAAAAGAAGAATATCGTATTTAAGCTTTTTTTAATTTTAAGTCTTGGTTTGATTTCCGTCCTTATCTTTTTATATTCGCGGCAATATGAAAGAGCTGTTTATAGGCCGCTAAACTATGATGAGCCGTATTTACTTTATCATATACCCGAAACAAGCGGAACCATTGTAAGCTCCCTGGAAATTGGTGAAACCGTTATCATAAAACAAAAAACTTCCGAATGGTTTTTTATAGAAAAAAAAGACGGTACCGGCGGCTGGCAAAAAAAGAACAGCTTTATTATAACGGATTAGGAAGATGGGAGGTTTACATGAGTAAAAATTTCGGAGACATCTTGGACGAGTGGGATAAAATAACGGGAAAACCTTACGGAAAAAAGCAGATAAAAAAAGACGAGCATTTAAATAAAAAAAACCATAAAACGCTTATAAAAGAAGATAATTCGAAAAAGATAAATCCCATGGAAATGTGGCTAAGGCGTTACGGCGTTGAAGATAAGGATGCTCAAGAAGAGTTTACCTCAGTCGATTATGCAAGGCAGCGCAAGACATTAAGAGAGATGCACTGCGAAGATGAGATCGACTTACATGGGATGACATGCGATGAAGCCGAAGCCGCTTTAAATGTTTTTTTTGAAAATTCCATACGCCGAGGCTTAAAAAAAATTTTAATTATTCACGGTAAGGGAAACCACTCCGGCGGAGGTGCCGTATTGGCCCCCTTTGTCCGTTCCTATCTTGAAAAACATAAAAGGGCAGGCGAGTGCGGTCATCCTAAAAATGCAGACGGCGGCACCGGTTCCACTTGGGTTATATTAAAATAGAAATTATTTTAAAGATGCCAAGGCTTTATAAAAGACATCTTTTTTTTCTTTAATTTGAGCTGCCGTAAAATATTTTTCCATTTTCCTTAATATTTCATTCATTTTTGCTTCTTCCTCTTTAATATCTATGATAGGCATCGGCTTTGCATTAAGACTTATACTAAAATTCAATGCTTCCTTTTTTTCTGATTCATCGAATTCAAAAAATATGCCGTCTTTTATATTTTTAGGTGTTTCATTTATTTCATAAAGAGTTATCTCAGTATTTTTACATTTTTCACCGCTACATACCGTTATATTTAATTTTTTCCCTATTTTGAAAAAATTCCAATGACCCGTTATTTTGACGGCCGGTTCTATTTGATAATTTGCAGCAGCTGCTAATTTCCCGTTATCTTCTTGTAGTTCAAAGCATCTTGTATAATATACCTTGTTTTCTTTTATGTTTTTTACCTTTAAATAAATATTTTTCTGTTCGGTAAAAAAAGAATTTTCGGAACCCTTTACCTTTTCTTCCCTGATTTCTGTTTTACCGTCATGACAAAAGCCTGAAGTTTTTGAATATCTTATTCGCATAAGAACGGTTTCATAGTCTTCTAAAAGTTTCGATCCTTCATTTCCCCAAAGGCTAAATACTGCAATAAATACCAAAAATATGGAATACAAAATCTTATTTTTTTTCATTTACTTACCTCTCTTTTTCAGATTATAAACTAAATTTACTTTTTTATACAGTATTTCGATCAATACTTTTTAACTCTTCTTTTGATAACTGTCTTTTTACGGTAACTTCGTTTGCCTTTGTTTGTACAATAACCGGGTCTCCGGTAGGAGTTGTTTTTCCGTAGATTTGTACAATAGGAAATCTGGGGTCATCAGGATTGACATCTATTACCTTTGCAATTTTTCCGTTGGAAAGATGAACATACATTCCGACAGGATAAAAGGATAGAGAATAAAGCAGGGCTTTTAAAATGGTTTCATCATATTGTCCGTTAGTATTCTTTATCATCTCCACAATACCCGATGACGCATCTTGAGCTTCTTTATAAGGACGTGGAGCTGTAGCAGCTTCATAAGAACATGCAACGGCTATTATTTTGCCGTACATTGAAATTTTTTCTCTTGTAAGGCCCCTCGGGTATCCATGCCCGTTTTCTCTTTCGTGATGCTCCAGAGCCCCCAAACATATGGGTAAAGAAAAAGAAGATGTTTTTAAAATATTATAGGACAGGACAGGATGTGTAAATAAGGCCTTTTTCCCTTCTTCGCTCAAGGGGGCATCATACATATAGTATTGAGGCGGAAGCCTGAACATACCTATTTCGTGTAAAAGGCAGGCAGCTCCAAGCTCTATGAGCCTATGCGGTGGCATTTTAAGCTGAAGTCCTATAATTATGGCAAAAATTGAAGACCGCAAAGAATGCATGACAAGATAATTTGTCGGAGAGCTGTATTTCTGCATTTCTATTAGAAGGATATTTTTTTTGTCGCTTTTTACAAAATCGCATAATTCTTTTATTTTATCAAAAACTAAACGAGGTTCCAAAATTTTTTTCATAGTATAATCGGTAAAAATTTTATCCGTAAATCGTAAAAAATCCCAGAATTTATTTTCAGTTTCTTCCATAATTTCCTTTTGTTTTTTCAGTTTGTCGGAAATTATTTCGTTTTCCTTGCTTGAGTCCAGAACATCCTTGCCTGAGGCAGTATCGGTCCTTACACTCATAAAACTTGAAGGTTCTCCGTCAGAATAAAGGAGAGAAAAATCCCATTCGTTTAAAATAGCCTTTAGCTCGGCAGTAAGAGGTGTTTCCGGAATTAAAAGCAAAAACTTTTTATCCAAATAAACATTTTTATTAAAAAATGATAAATCTTTTATATGTTCTGCATTGTAGGTATTCACTTATTTTCTCTCCTATGATACAATATATATTATTATAAAGGATTTTATATGAAATTAAAAGTACTATTTGTTATATTTAATATCGTCTTAATTTTATTATTGTTTACCGTTTTTTTCCTCCCCCTATTTTATGCTGACGGCTCTTTTATGCGGGAATTTTGGAAAGCTAACTGGTTTTTTGGGCCTGTATTTTTAATTCTTATTTTGTTTGTAAATATAATGTTCTTAAAAAATAGACTTTTGATCAAATATATTGAATCCGAAGATTGGTCTTCTTTGGCCTCCTTACTGGAGAAAAAAATCTATACGAAAAAACGGATTACCTATAAAAGTTCGCTTCTTTTAGCGGAATCTCTCCTTCTTTTAGGTGATTTTACTTCCATGAATAAATTTTGTGACTTTTTAAAGGATAATAAACCAAAATATATATCAAAGCTGGGGCCTAAATTTGCAGCAGCTAAGATGATTTCCGGGAATTATCAAGATGTTTTTGAATTTAGTTCGTCTTTACCTGTTTTAAAAACAACAGCAAGTGAATGGATTGTATTTTATTCGGCTCTTTCCCTTCAAATGATGAAAAATTATGAAAAAAGTGCCGCTTTATTCACTAAGGTATCGGATTCGGCAAAAAATCCTCTAATTAAGTGTCTTAGTACATATTTTGTTGTTAACGTTTTACAAACCTATTCACAGTTGACTGAAGAGGAAATAAAAGCAAAAGCCCTTCTCTTGCATTCAAGAATAAATAAAAACTATACTTATGAGTCATGGAAGGCTTATACGGAGTCCGAAAAACAGGAAATACATGTAATGATTTTAACAAAAATAATAGATGATGTCACTTCTTGGCTCTTCTTCTAAATTCACAAAATTGTTTTCGTCCTATAAATGAATGTCGGAAGATTTTTTTAAAATTTTACCGAGCCTGAAAACAAGTTATAGTCCAATTCTTGGAAATCTTCCAAGACATCATCGGGGTAGGGCGGCGTTTTGCCTCTTTTTACCCTTTCCATTGCCGATTCCCAAAGAATAAGAGAATTTGTATCAAGCTTTTCCTGCTGTTCCAAGGCCATGCTTCTATAAGGGTGCTTATGAAGCGGAATATTTCCTGCCATGGCATGGTTTAAGAGCTTCCAGTTGGAGTGTATTAAATCCCTTACCGTCTTAAAAACTTCATCTCGGGAATCCAAAAATTTAAGGGCATAGCGGTTTTTTAAGCCCGTTCTATCTTCTTCATAGAAGGCCTTAACTTTAGGGTTATTTGTAATAATAAGTCTTTGATTAGTTTGTGAATCTTTTTGCATATCTTGTGTTTTGGAAATAAAAGTAAAGATAAAGGGCAGCTTAAGCTGCCCTTTTTTAGTGCTTATTTGTACTGACTTGCGTCGTAGGGGAGGCCCTTGTTATAGTCTTTTAAGACTTTAGCAACGGTTCCGCTTAAGAATAGCAAGGCTATAAGGTTCGGTATAACCATGATTCCGTTAAAGAAGTCGGTCAATTCCCAAACCAAGTCAATCTTAAGCAAGCTTCCGACAAAGATGAAGATAATTACCAGAAGCTGATAGGGAATAAGTCCCTTTGTTCCGAACAAGTATCTGATGTTTGTTTCTCCGAAGTAGTACCAACCGATGATGGTTGAGAAAGCGAAGAAGAAAAGACAGATAGCAATGAAAAGATAGCCGAATGTGGATCCGAACAAGTGCTGTGCGAAAGCTTCTTGAACGAGTTTAATTCCCTTCATTGTGGCTTCTCCACCTTCAAATTGTACAATGCCTGAGCTTAAAACGGTAAATACAGTGATGTTTAAAACGATGAATGTGTCGATAAATACGGCAACGATACCAAGAACACCCTGTTCTACGGGATGTTTAACATCGGCAACAGCGTGGGCATGAGGTGTAGAACCCATACCTGCTTCATTCGAGAAAAGGCCTCGGGCAACATCGTATCGTACGGCTCTTCCCATTCCAAAACCGAGAGCTCCGCCCCAAACAGCCCTGGGATTAAATGCTCCCTTAAAGATCATAGCAAACATTTCGGGGATCTGAGCTGCATTGATGATAATGACTATAAGACCGACCACAATGTAAACGATGGCCATAATGGGGACTACTTTTTCCGTAACCGAAGCAATTCGTTTAACACCGCCCATGAAGATAATACCTGCGATTACCGCAAGAACTGCACCTGTAACCCATGTAGGAATATGGAAAGCATTTTGGAAGGCGTCTGAAATTGAGTTAGCCTGAACCATGTTACCCATGAATCCGAGAGCAAGAATGATGGCTATGGCAAAGAAACCTGCAAGGAATTTTGCAAAGCCTTCGCCTACCTTATTTTTTAAACCTGCAGAAATGTAGTATGCAGGACCTCCTACAGTCTGTCCCGAATCATCCTTTGTCTTGTAAATTTGAGCGATAGAAGCTTCTGCAAAGTTGGTTGCCATACCTGCAAGGGCAGCAAGCCACATCCAGAAGATGGCTCCGGGACCGCCCATGATGAGGGCTGTCATGGCACCTACAAGGTTTCCTGTACCTACCTGTGCTGCAATAGCTGTAGCAACAGCTTGAAAAGAGCTCATACCGTGTTTTCCGGCTTCTTTACCGCTCAATGAAAAGTTACCGAAAAGGCGTTTCCAGCCTGCTCCGAATTTTGTAAACTGTACTCCTCCTAACCGGATTGTAAAGAACAAACCGGTACCGCATAGAAGCGGAATAAGGAAGTAAACTCCCCAAATAAATCCGTTAGCCGAAGAAACAAGGCTAGTAAGATTTTGTAAAAATTGTTCCATAGTGCGATTAAACTCCTTTTACGCATATAGCGATATAGACTTGTTAAAAACAAGCGCCTTTAACTATACAATCAAAATTACAACTTGTCAAGATATTGATATACAAAAATAAGATACTTTTATTATAGCATGTTCACTTTTTTATATAAAACAGCTTGACTTTGAACGTTATTTTTGTATAATGTCAGTCTATGAAAAGAAGATATTTTCAAATTATAAAACTTATGCAAAAAGATAAGAATATCCCGCAACGAGATATTGCAAAAAAGTTAAAAATATCCTTGGCCTATGTAAATAAAATTTTATTCGATATGGAGCATGATGGGTTTTTGTATACCGAAGGTGTTCCTCCTTTTGGTAAAAAGCGGCTTAGCAAAAAAGCTTTAACAGCTTTTGAAGAGTGCAGGGTGGATAATGCAATTATTATGGCTGCCGGTTTCGGTTCGCGTTTTGTTCCCTTAACCTATGCGACACCTAAGGGCTTGTTGGAAGTTTTTGGGGAAAGGATGATTGAAAGGCAAATTGAACAGCTGAAAGCTGCCGGTATCGACGACATAACGATAGTTGTCGGCTATTTAAAGGAAACCTTTGAATATCTTATAGATAAGTACGGCGTAAAGTTTGTATATAACCCCGATTTTAAGAATAAAAACAATCTTTCCACCCTTTACCATGTAAGGGATGAACTTAAAAGCACCTATATTCTTTCGAGCGATAATTGGCTTAGGGAAAACATGTATCATTCCCATGAGTATGATTCATGGTATTCTTCCGTTAAGGTAGCCGGAAAAACGAAGGAGTGGATATTAAAATTAGGCCTGCACGATAAAATTATGGATGTAAAAGTCGGAGGACGAAACGGCTGGGTTATGTACGGCCCCGTATATTTTTCAAAAGAATTTTCCGATAAGATACGCCCTTTGATTGAAGAAGCCTATGAAAGAGATGATACCGATGATTGGTACTGGGAAGATGTCTATATGAGGAACATAAAAGAATTAACTATGTTTGCAAACAAGCAGGGTGATCACCAAGTATATGAATTCGAATCCCTTGACGAAATTCGCCTCTTTGACTCTTCCTATCTTATTTCCTCCCATGATAAATGGCTTGAGCTTATATCGGATGTATTTAAACGTCCTGAGCACAGCATCACAAATCTAAAACCTTTAAAATTCGGAATGACAAACAAATCGTTTTTGTTTGAATTTGAAGGTGAAGAATATATTTTTAGAATACCGGGAGAGGGAACCGAGGCCCTTATAAACAGAAAGGAAGAATATGAGGTCTACAAGGCTATTTCTCCTTTAAACTTAAGCGATTCCATTATTTATTTTGATCCTGAAAAGGGGGTAAAAATTACCAAGTTTATTCCCAACTCCCATACTGCGGATGCCCGTAATCCTGAAGACTTAAAAAAATGTATGAAGGTAGCCCGCCGTCTGCATGAGTCCGGCTTAAAGGTTGCGCATTCTTTTGATCTACGTGAACGGATAAATTATTAC of the Treponema denticola ATCC 35405 genome contains:
- a CDS encoding tetratricopeptide repeat protein is translated as MVKINKIICISILIFLISSCSKVDRARLNFLSGYIAWKQNDWNKAASNFFKSIDLSEEVEDVKIKDYSDFAIGSIYLMQNEDASALSRFEKINENTDKNLNSYIYYQKGIIAFKNHEYEKAVRLFKKSLELKPDSVDAKINFELSMRYQKKQKEKLPNSKSAAVIENKEADLLEKTILNLIRQKEKEQWQKKEQENKQPQAFDY
- a CDS encoding Smr/MutS family protein produces the protein MSKNFGDILDEWDKITGKPYGKKQIKKDEHLNKKNHKTLIKEDNSKKINPMEMWLRRYGVEDKDAQEEFTSVDYARQRKTLREMHCEDEIDLHGMTCDEAEAALNVFFENSIRRGLKKILIIHGKGNHSGGGAVLAPFVRSYLEKHKRAGECGHPKNADGGTGSTWVILK
- a CDS encoding DNA-binding domain-containing protein, translated to MLKYCLRENLLTPAPDDYMAQAADVRSYTLDEIIGLMMQKGSTLTRADVAATLQVYGEVCAALIADGSAVNTPLMNTSLSISGVFNGAADTFDKKRHTVNLNMSAGTLLRDAVSKIKCEKTESTSTGPYITEVTDIVSGKVNEVLTKGGIIQLTGSRLKFDAKDSKQGIFFVPETGAPESAAVSASVIAENKPARLMAVIPADLAAGTYYIEVRTKLSGGGTKLKTVKKGTFGKPLTVTP
- a CDS encoding DUF58 domain-containing protein codes for the protein MKTGFIAERAKQLKISSLSISEGLRSGGFSSAFRGQGIEFDSVREYETGDDVRSIDWNLTARSGKTYVKMYREERDLSIFICVDFSLSMEPGLDKISPKEKAIETAALLAFAGRNIFSPVGALFFDGEKGPLFIPRTGEEHILTILKSMEDFAFCKNRKPVRGTQIASAMTAASKILRSRSLVIIISDFKVEGYEKELGLLAAKHDVVCLKISGSMDSFLPEAGSIRFKDPETDFRMLLPTGSKTFQMEYKKNFTEEISRWENTCKHSLANPVLLDVNDDTVKVLGDFFLSKQSNQRVLKNNLAKFGADGWKAF
- a CDS encoding 26S proteasome regulatory subunit RPN10, encoding MISFENSVYLFFILFLFPCWFIFYINLKKIKKAYSGLENTKKIIKKAKIRALFFSAAWIFLILGLACPLWGSKPVSVRRRGVSVIFVSDISKSMSLQDIHPSRIAVQRQFLKILLEKMHKTSPESAVGLVITKGEGVLSVPLSFEKNALSSAINALSPLILSSTGTNLEAGVLRALDSFGENRGNSKIIVLCTDGGETSGSLLHAAEKIKKTDAILIIVGFGTLEETKIKVLDEKGNTQLKDARLEEAFLQKAASIAGGESTYISALSSGSIESILKIIDAGVEGVEKMVYIQEPVKRNFEMLLLAFIFLCLGGVSFYGKNK
- a CDS encoding HD-GYP domain-containing protein, whose protein sequence is MNTYNAEHIKDLSFFNKNVYLDKKFLLLIPETPLTAELKAILNEWDFSLLYSDGEPSSFMSVRTDTASGKDVLDSSKENEIISDKLKKQKEIMEETENKFWDFLRFTDKIFTDYTMKKILEPRLVFDKIKELCDFVKSDKKNILLIEMQKYSSPTNYLVMHSLRSSIFAIIIGLQLKMPPHRLIELGAACLLHEIGMFRLPPQYYMYDAPLSEEGKKALFTHPVLSYNILKTSSFSLPICLGALEHHERENGHGYPRGLTREKISMYGKIIAVACSYEAATAPRPYKEAQDASSGIVEMIKNTNGQYDETILKALLYSLSFYPVGMYVHLSNGKIAKVIDVNPDDPRFPIVQIYGKTTPTGDPVIVQTKANEVTVKRQLSKEELKSIDRNTV
- a CDS encoding GrdX family protein, producing the protein MQKDSQTNQRLIITNNPKVKAFYEEDRTGLKNRYALKFLDSRDEVFKTVRDLIHSNWKLLNHAMAGNIPLHKHPYRSMALEQQEKLDTNSLILWESAMERVKRGKTPPYPDDVLEDFQELDYNLFSGSVKF
- a CDS encoding VWA domain-containing protein, encoding MISFNHPLMLLLILFFFLFLILKKSGLIASPELKLNLVNWKGFFPKKNKLMEFGNLLCYLLWYCGIIFLIIALSEPVIFKNKQVYTDAGSSIMFLLDISPSMAAKDMSGETRIAAAKKIIRKFVAKYPGDSFGLTALSSSAALILPPTIDHKVFLSRLDSLSIGELGDGTAIGMGLAVSSAYMTRTKLNSSYIVLLTDGENNTGEINPKTAAKVLVNKNIGFYVIGIGSSGYTTLEYTDRKTGKTYSGSIFSKFDELELKKIAQYGNGKYASASSPEILENIFNTISKQVPAAQSNFTRIIEENLYVYFLSASIFSFVLVWLLRRIFMRVYL